In Longimicrobiaceae bacterium, the DNA window TGGCCGCGATCCGATCGGGCGGGTAGTCGCGCTTCCGCCGCCCGAGCGTCTGGCTGACCTCTGCCTCGCCCATGCCTACCATATCAAACACTGTCGATACGGAAAGGATCCTCAGACGTCGCCTTCCTTGAGGCGCGGCCACTTCCACCAGGTCGCCCTCGCGTCCGCCGAGCAACGACTGGCCCACGGGAGAGCCGATCGTGACCTCCCCCGCGTCGAGATCCAGGTCGTCGCCATTCATGATCGTGTACTCGAACGAATCACCCGTCCGAAGGTCCTCTACCAGGATTCGAGAGCCGAATCCAGCTCGATCGACCATGACCATATCCGTCCCCACCCGCTCCAGTCCGGCGAGTACGCGCTTCAGATAGCGAACCTTCTGCTGAACGGCGCGCTGCCGGTCGAGAATCGCGGAATACTCCTCGGGCGTGTGCTCCATGCCGAGCATGTGCGGGATGTGCTCGGTCAGCTCCCAGATCAGCTGCTCGAGCTGGCTGTTGAGTCGGCTTTCCAGAGAGGTGTTCATGGACTCTTCCGCAGATGTTCGCGACCTCCAAGCGCATCGCCCAACCCCCTCCTTGGATCGAATTTCGCGCGGGTTGTGGCTCCTGACGACCGGAGAGCGAGGTCGACATATGTGCATGCCCCCGCCGCATGGTCGATCTGTTCGGCCCATGCGGCGGGGGCTCTTCGTGCGTGTCTCTTACTTGGAGAGTCTCGCTAGCGGCGCAGATGTTACACGGCGTCCGCGAGCCGCGGAGAACGTTGTGCTGGCAGCTCGACGCACGGACGGGGGCGGGCCGGATTTCACGGCGGGCGTGCCCGGATGTCGAAAGAGCTGCCACCGTTTTGCCAGTCCGTAACAAACGGCACGAGGAGCGGACCATCAGGATGGACGCCGAACCGCTCCCGCCATCATGGGCTCAGTCGGAGGGCGAGGGAGGTCGACCGGTCGAGGTGAGCAGGTGTGCGGCCGGCGTTGACCGGTCGTCCGCATACGAACCAGACCCCAGTGCCATGAGTCTTTCGGTGATTTTGCCGCTACACGACGCGCTCTTCTCGCCGCGACTGATCCCGCTCCTCATCGAGCTCGGCCGGCGAAGCGATGCCGTGGTCCACGTCGTCGACCTGCGCCCCTCCCCGGATGCCGCCGATGCGGCGCCCGGCCGCAGTCCGCGCGACGCCGGCTTCGGGAAGAACGGGCGTCAGCACGCGCTGCGCGAGGCGTACGTCGAGAGCGTCGCCCACCAGATTGCCGACGTGCTCGGCAGCACCCGCGTGAAAGTGGCAGTGCGGGAAGGCGAGCCGGGTGAGCAGCTGGCGGAGTACGCGCGCGAGCGCGACGCCGAGCTGATTGCCATCGGGACCGAGGACCGGGACGAGGACGGCCACGAGGCGGCGCTCAGCTTTGCCAGGGCGCTGGCCCGCTACACCGGCGTAGCAGTCTTCCTGCTCGCGTCCTCCCGCGACGAAACCAGCGGCATCTTCGTCGCCGACCTCGACGGGTCCGAAGCCGCGCGCTCCCGTCTCGAGCTCGCGCTCTCCTCCACCCGTCTCGCCGGTGCCCGCGAGCTGACGGTCTACGCGCTCCCCGATGGCGACACCATCGCCGAGCCACCCCGTCTCCATCCGGTGGCCGGGCGGCCGTAGGGCTTCAGTCGATCTTCCCCTCCGCCCCCTCTTCCAGATCTCGCTTCAGCCGATCGAGCAGGCTCACCGCGGAGACGGCGTACGGCCGGATCCAGCGGTCGTGGATTCGCTTGATCGGGATCGCGTTCAGATGGTTCCAGCGTTCGCGCCCGCGGCGGGCTGGGATCACCAGCTCCGCCTTCTCGAGCACGCGCAGGTGCTGCATCACGGTACAGCGATCCAGGTGGGGGAAGAGGCCGCACAGCTCACCCGTCGTGCGCGGCCCATCGCGCAGCGCGTCGAGCAGCGCCCGACGCGTCCGTGACGCCAGCGCCTTGAAAATCAGATCGTCATTGACTTCGGGGGATGACATGTTATAAAAATATAACACAAGGTGCGGATTTCAAGCGGCACAAGCACAAGGAGGGGAGGATGGAGCTCAGATTCGAGGTCGCCGGACGCATCGCCCGGCCGGTTCACGCGGTGTTCGAGGCGGTGGCCGATCCGTCGCAGCTTTCGCGCTACTTCACTACGGGCGGAGCGAGTGGGCGGCTGGAGCCGGGCGCGACGGTCAGCTGGGATTTCGCCGACTACCCCGGCGCCTTCCCCGTGCAGGTCCTGGCGGTGGAGCAGGATCGACGCATCGTTTTGCGCTGGGATGCCTACGAGGAGGGGGCGGACGCGCCGGCGGACTACCAGACGACCGTGACGATCACCTTTGAGCCGCTCGAGGACGGTCGCACGCTCGTGCGCATCGCCGAGGAGGGCTGGCGCCCGACCGACGCGGGGCTGCGCGCCTCCTACGACAACTGCTTCGGCTGGTCGCAGATGCTCTGCGCGCTCAAGGCGCATCTCGAGTACGGCATCAACCTGCGGGAGGGGATGTTCGTGTAGCGGGGACGGGCTGTGTTGAGGGCAGCGGTAGTGGAGCTTGGGTTATCCGTTATCCGTTGGCTGGTTATCAGTTATCAGTCACCAGTCCGAACCGAATTGCTGGCTCCCCGACACGTCAGTGCGGGCTGGGGCGATCCCGCCCGAACCGGGCGGCCCGCCGCGCAATGTGTGGGCTGACCTCGAAACAGGACCACCGGTCCGGGACGGATAACGTATAGCGGACAACGGATAACCCAAGCTTGTACCGGACAACGGATAACCCAAGCTTGTACGAGTAACCAGATCGAAACTCTGGCGTCCACCTCCGAGCAGGCTCAATCTTCAACATCCCACCTCTCGTCCGCGTCCGTCTGCGAGGTCCTGCCATGGTGATCGCCGGTTTTCTCCAGATCTTTCTCTGCGCCAGCTTCGGAGGCTTTCTCGCCGAGCTGCTTCGCTGGTACCAGGTGCGCGAGTCGGAGCACTTTCCCGAATACGCGCGAGGACTCCGGTACTGGGTGGTGACCGTGCTGATGATCGTCAGCGGTGGACTGCTGGCGGTGCTCTACGGCACCGACCCGCGCAACGCCATCCTCGTCCTCCACATCGGCCTTTCCGCGCCCCTGATCATCAAGACCCTGGCGGAGACTCGCGCCGGCGTCCCGGAACCGACTGTCCCCGCGCCACGTTTTCCCGGACGATCCATGGATCGCCCTGCGCCCGCGAAATCTCGAGCCTCGCTGATCGACTTCCTGGCGGGGCGATAGCGGTCACCCCACTCAAAGGGGGGAGGTCATGTCTACGCCATGGCACCGGAACCGGGGTAGCGTACCGGGCCGCGCCCACGGTGGGTTTGGCTTCTATGACTCCGCCTACCAGATCGCACTGGTGCCCCAGGACGAGCTCGAGCCCGCCGTCGTGGTCGACCATGAGATCACCCATGTGTACTTGGTGCAGAGAAGCAGCATGGGCTTGCTGGAGCGAATCCTCCTCTGGCTGGTGTGGTCGGCGCACGAGCAGGGTGGCGACCCGCGCGTGATCGCGGCAATCCAGGACATGACGAACGCGGTGCTCAGGGCCACCGAGTCCACCCACGAGGCGATCGCGTGGCTCGGAACCGAGATGCAGACAGAGGAGCGTGAGGAGCTGCGTGCTCCACCCGACTTCGCCCCCGGTGTGCAGAGGCTCAGAAAGACGCTCGAGGGTATGCCCGGCCGTCCGGAAGGCAGCCTCGCCGAGCGACACACCGAGGTCATGACAATCGCCGACGAGATCGGCGTCGTGGCGCTCGACCTGCCGCTGATGCGCGAGCTATGGGAGGCCCCGGAGCAGGTCATTCGCCGCCTGGACAATGCCCTTCGTACGACGTCCAACGCGCCGCAACAGCGTTTCGAATGGCTCTGCAGCTACTTCGAGACGGTCCCCTATGCGGAGGCCCTCAGCTGGGCAAAGCGCCGCGCCGGCATTTTGCCGGCCACCGAAGAAGACCCCGACGGGGTAAAAGTCCCGCATCTGCCGCCCGGTGGCAAAGACCGCTCGATCTTCAGCCGCCGTCGCGCCCCCCTCCCTGTGGTGCGTCGGACCGACCTGCCTCGAGCGGAGACCGCGAAGCTGATGCGGACGCTTCTGACCCGGGTTGGGCTGCACGCGCTGGTGACGACCGCCGGAGAACGGCCCGCGAACGTGCTCTCGGACGATGAGCTTCTGGAGGCCTTCGACATTTTTGACGTGACTCACGGATTCCTGTTCGGGCTGGACCGCTATGCACAGACCTGTGTGCTCGATCGCCGAGAAGTCGCCCGCGAACGGCCCCTCCCTGATGATCCCGTTCAAAACGTCTTCCTGCTCGACCTGGAGCCATATCTGATCGTCTCCAGAAACCGGACACCGTCGGTGGTGAACTTCGCTCGTCGCAGCGAGTGGGTGGAGGGGTTGCTCATCCGTGCCCCGATGCGAGGCGAGGACGAAGATGGAACGCCGCTGAGCTCG includes these proteins:
- a CDS encoding GreA/GreB family elongation factor, coding for MNTSLESRLNSQLEQLIWELTEHIPHMLGMEHTPEEYSAILDRQRAVQQKVRYLKRVLAGLERVGTDMVMVDRAGFGSRILVEDLRTGDSFEYTIMNGDDLDLDAGEVTIGSPVGQSLLGGREGDLVEVAAPQGRRRLRILSVSTVFDMVGMGEAEVSQTLGRRKRDYPPDRIAASA
- a CDS encoding universal stress protein, with translation MSLSVILPLHDALFSPRLIPLLIELGRRSDAVVHVVDLRPSPDAADAAPGRSPRDAGFGKNGRQHALREAYVESVAHQIADVLGSTRVKVAVREGEPGEQLAEYARERDAELIAIGTEDRDEDGHEAALSFARALARYTGVAVFLLASSRDETSGIFVADLDGSEAARSRLELALSSTRLAGARELTVYALPDGDTIAEPPRLHPVAGRP
- a CDS encoding metalloregulator ArsR/SmtB family transcription factor, whose product is MSSPEVNDDLIFKALASRTRRALLDALRDGPRTTGELCGLFPHLDRCTVMQHLRVLEKAELVIPARRGRERWNHLNAIPIKRIHDRWIRPYAVSAVSLLDRLKRDLEEGAEGKID
- a CDS encoding SRPBCC family protein, encoding MELRFEVAGRIARPVHAVFEAVADPSQLSRYFTTGGASGRLEPGATVSWDFADYPGAFPVQVLAVEQDRRIVLRWDAYEEGADAPADYQTTVTITFEPLEDGRTLVRIAEEGWRPTDAGLRASYDNCFGWSQMLCALKAHLEYGINLREGMFV